The following are encoded in a window of Bradyrhizobium guangdongense genomic DNA:
- a CDS encoding patatin-like phospholipase family protein, with amino-acid sequence MSATPDGRAKRTGARPIGALVLACSLALTACTSLPRTPYTAADARASRVLDIDGLRRYADEPVTRFNFEQDKATGSRTYLALSGGGADGAYGVGVLNGWTVAHNRPAFSVVSGVSTGGLIAPFAFLGSQYDDTLRELYTSGIAESLLNDPSIMRVLFGSGLFGNTRLRELVARYVGPEILAQVARENAKGRRLLVVTTDLDTQRTAIWDMGKIAAVGTPEALKLFRDVMAASASIPLVFPPIMIEAEGGGRRFQEMHVDGGVTAPVLTLPEALLLQGRLPGNAKMDIYILVNKKIERNFELVANSTIDVASRSLSSITQSQTRSIILSTYDFAQRNHLGFHLSYIERDYPAPPSEGFDTAYMRALYQYGYEKAAAGQAWTSRMP; translated from the coding sequence ATGTCCGCCACTCCCGATGGCCGGGCGAAGCGGACAGGCGCCCGCCCGATCGGGGCGCTGGTGCTGGCGTGCAGTCTGGCGCTCACCGCCTGCACTTCGCTGCCCCGCACGCCCTACACGGCGGCCGATGCCCGCGCCTCCCGCGTGCTCGATATCGACGGCTTGCGCCGCTATGCCGACGAACCCGTCACCAGATTCAACTTCGAGCAGGACAAGGCGACCGGGAGCAGAACCTACCTGGCGCTATCAGGCGGCGGCGCCGATGGCGCCTATGGCGTCGGCGTCCTGAACGGCTGGACTGTGGCGCATAACCGCCCAGCTTTCTCCGTCGTCTCCGGCGTGAGCACCGGCGGCCTGATCGCACCCTTTGCGTTCCTTGGATCGCAATATGACGACACGCTGCGGGAGCTCTACACCAGCGGCATCGCCGAGAGCCTGCTGAACGATCCCAGCATCATGCGCGTACTGTTCGGTTCGGGCCTGTTCGGCAATACGCGGCTGCGCGAACTGGTGGCACGCTACGTCGGGCCGGAGATCCTGGCTCAGGTCGCGCGCGAGAACGCCAAGGGGCGGCGTCTATTGGTCGTCACCACCGATCTCGACACCCAGCGCACCGCGATCTGGGATATGGGCAAGATCGCCGCGGTCGGCACGCCTGAAGCGCTCAAGCTGTTTCGCGACGTGATGGCCGCCTCCGCCAGCATTCCCCTGGTGTTTCCGCCGATCATGATCGAGGCCGAAGGCGGCGGGCGCAGGTTTCAGGAGATGCATGTCGACGGCGGCGTGACGGCCCCGGTGCTGACCTTGCCGGAAGCTCTGCTGCTCCAGGGGCGCCTGCCCGGCAACGCGAAGATGGACATCTACATCCTCGTCAACAAGAAGATCGAGCGCAATTTCGAGCTCGTCGCCAACAGCACGATCGACGTCGCCTCACGCAGCCTGTCGTCGATCACGCAGTCGCAAACACGCTCGATCATCTTGTCGACCTATGATTTCGCCCAGCGTAACCATCTCGGCTTTCATCTCTCCTATATCGAACGCGACTATCCAGCGCCTCCTTCCGAGGGATTCGACACCGCCTATATGCGGGCGCTTTACCAATACGGATACGAGAAAGCGGCCGCCGGCCAGGCCTGGACCTCGCGGATGCCCTGA
- a CDS encoding TetR/AcrR family transcriptional regulator — protein sequence MGLAATKARTAAARREVSKSRGGRPTKSAAIERDQRLIEVATRLFLDRGFDATSLDAVAETARVSKPTVYSRYGDKRGLFTAVLRREIARWLAPLSAAAETQLGSPSDISVEQRLIEIGREMLSFTCGPDAMAFSRMMTSQAINFPDIARLGKEEGWLKAVATTARFFDHLVAQGALDVDDTTIAAEVFLDVVVGHTHRMATFGTPMELKAAEKRMRAAIKLFLAGAIGPADRVQSIPKPAPKRRPSR from the coding sequence ATGGGATTGGCTGCGACCAAGGCAAGAACGGCAGCGGCTCGGCGCGAGGTATCGAAATCGCGCGGCGGCCGGCCGACGAAGTCAGCTGCGATCGAGCGCGATCAGCGGTTGATCGAGGTCGCCACCCGCCTGTTTCTCGATCGCGGTTTTGACGCGACCTCGCTTGACGCGGTGGCGGAAACGGCGCGCGTCAGCAAGCCTACGGTCTATTCCCGCTATGGCGACAAGCGCGGGCTGTTCACGGCCGTGCTGAGGCGCGAGATCGCGCGCTGGCTCGCGCCGCTATCGGCCGCGGCCGAGACGCAGCTCGGCAGTCCGTCCGACATTTCGGTCGAACAGCGGCTGATCGAGATCGGGCGCGAAATGCTCAGTTTCACCTGCGGGCCGGACGCCATGGCCTTCAGCCGGATGATGACGTCGCAGGCCATCAACTTTCCTGACATTGCCAGGCTCGGCAAGGAAGAAGGCTGGCTGAAAGCGGTCGCCACCACCGCGCGCTTCTTCGACCATCTGGTGGCGCAAGGCGCACTCGACGTCGACGACACCACGATCGCGGCGGAAGTGTTCCTCGACGTTGTCGTCGGTCACACCCACCGCATGGCGACGTTCGGCACGCCGATGGAACTGAAGGCCGCCGAGAAGCGGATGCGCGCGGCGATCAAGCTGTTCCTGGCCGGCGCGATCGGACCAGCCGACCGCGTCCAAAGCATCCCAAAACCCGCTCCAAAGCGCCGCCCATCCCGCTGA
- a CDS encoding PepSY domain-containing protein gives MRSTKRRVAGLLAIALSGLLAAAPARAIVSASSTPATLHNETDGDITADRQAISREIERFRSSSISISQAMAIAEARHAGATTADVSFDGGSGVPVYRVKTLHNDRIWRNTINAATGEVMSGEAALPLAELDLEDRSNLAALGTIKHRLADAVRVAEKAASGKAISGGLVRDRGRLNFAIVVISGDDLKEVILEPPGARSR, from the coding sequence ATGAGATCGACAAAACGACGGGTGGCAGGCTTGCTGGCGATCGCCCTGTCGGGGCTGCTCGCCGCCGCGCCGGCCCGCGCCATCGTCTCGGCGAGCTCGACGCCCGCCACCCTCCACAACGAGACGGATGGGGATATCACGGCGGACCGCCAGGCCATCAGCCGCGAGATCGAGCGCTTCCGCAGCTCCTCGATCTCGATCAGCCAGGCCATGGCGATTGCGGAGGCCCGTCATGCCGGCGCGACAACCGCCGATGTCAGCTTCGACGGCGGCTCGGGCGTACCGGTGTACCGGGTCAAGACCCTGCACAACGATCGGATCTGGCGCAACACCATCAACGCGGCGACCGGCGAGGTGATGAGCGGCGAAGCCGCCCTGCCCCTGGCCGAGCTCGACCTGGAGGATCGCAGCAATCTCGCGGCGCTCGGCACCATAAAGCACCGCCTCGCCGATGCCGTGCGCGTCGCGGAGAAAGCTGCATCCGGCAAGGCCATCAGCGGCGGGCTGGTGCGCGATCGCGGCCGGCTCAATTTCGCGATCGTCGTCATCAGCGGCGACGATCTCAAGGAGGTCATCCTTGAGCCGCCAGGCGCGCGGAGCAGGTAG
- a CDS encoding aspartate-semialdehyde dehydrogenase codes for MEDKVSNDPVVAIVGVTGAVGAEFIATMDKRGFRVSKLKALASARSAGKTVSFRGQNIVIEELTERSFDGVDIALFSAGSGISKKFAPVAVKAGAVVVDNSSAFRMDPNVPLVIPEVNGNRIRDHKGIIANPNCAAITALVPLWPIHRKNRIKRVIISTYQAASGAGAAAMDELVESTRANLNGQVYTPKVMPHPYAFNLFSHNTAIDPETGYNDEETKVIKETRKIFEDEKIAIGVTCVRVPVLRAHCEAITFECEKPITEDQVRAIMAQAPGVKMVDDRVKNHFPMPIDASGQDDVLVGRIRKDLSDASGHSISMFVAADQLLKGAALNAVQIAELLPQRVMA; via the coding sequence ATGGAGGACAAAGTGAGTAACGATCCCGTCGTCGCGATTGTCGGCGTCACCGGTGCGGTGGGCGCCGAATTCATCGCCACCATGGACAAGCGCGGCTTTCGCGTCAGCAAGCTCAAGGCGCTCGCGAGCGCCCGCTCGGCCGGCAAGACGGTGTCGTTCCGCGGCCAGAACATTGTCATCGAGGAGTTGACCGAGCGCTCATTCGACGGCGTCGACATCGCGCTGTTCTCCGCCGGCAGCGGCATCTCCAAGAAGTTCGCGCCTGTTGCGGTCAAGGCCGGGGCCGTCGTCGTCGACAACTCCTCCGCCTTCCGGATGGACCCGAACGTGCCGCTGGTGATCCCAGAGGTGAACGGCAATCGCATCCGCGATCACAAGGGCATCATCGCCAATCCGAACTGCGCCGCGATCACCGCGCTCGTGCCGCTGTGGCCGATCCATCGGAAGAACCGGATCAAGCGCGTCATCATCTCGACCTACCAGGCCGCCTCCGGCGCCGGCGCTGCTGCGATGGACGAACTGGTCGAGTCCACCCGCGCCAATCTCAACGGGCAGGTCTATACGCCCAAGGTGATGCCGCACCCCTACGCCTTCAATCTCTTCAGCCACAACACGGCAATCGACCCCGAGACCGGCTACAACGACGAAGAGACCAAGGTCATCAAAGAAACCCGCAAGATCTTCGAGGACGAGAAGATCGCGATCGGCGTCACCTGCGTGCGCGTGCCGGTGCTGCGCGCGCATTGCGAGGCCATCACCTTCGAATGCGAGAAGCCGATCACCGAGGATCAGGTCCGCGCCATCATGGCGCAGGCACCGGGCGTGAAGATGGTCGACGATCGCGTCAAGAACCACTTCCCGATGCCGATCGACGCCTCGGGTCAGGACGACGTTCTTGTCGGCCGCATCCGCAAGGATCTCAGCGACGCTAGCGGCCATTCGATCTCGATGTTCGTGGCGGCCGATCAGCTGCTCAAGGGTGCGGCTCTCAACGCGGTGCAGATCGCGGAGCTGTTGCCGCAGCGGGTGATGGCGTAA